Proteins found in one Takifugu rubripes chromosome 17, fTakRub1.2, whole genome shotgun sequence genomic segment:
- the LOC101079084 gene encoding transcription factor Sp6-like → MAHPYEPWLRAAPPGGNSEDMNIPSWWDLHRDVQPGSWIDLQTGQGVGLPSVAPGSSMGLQSSLGPYGSDPQLCSLPPVQHAPASHSSHLFPQDGFKMEPLAPEMLQQEQFSLEEPQESIASTRPKAQRRSSSRSSAQAVCRCPNCIHAEQLGQSTDDTRRKHMHNCHIPGCGKAYAKTSHLKAHLRWHSGDRPFVCNWLFCGKRFTRSDELQRHLQTHTGAKKFSCALCPRVFMRNDHLAKHMRTHESPPGHGEERVNGDGRMDKGFDAPTPPQSSSNVSASDATDPPLKLKCETDTSVPSLTGQSG, encoded by the coding sequence ATGGCCCACCCTTATGAGCCGTGGCTACGGGCAGCACCGCCTGGTGGCAACTCAGAAGACATGAACATCCCCTCTTGGTGGGACCTCCACAGGGACGTGCAGCCAGGAAGCTGGATAGACCTGCAGACAGGACAGGGCGTTGGCCTCCCTTCGGTGGCTCCAGGGAGCTCCATGGGATTACAGTCCTCTTTAGGCCCCTACGGTTCTGACCCGCAACTCTGCTCCCTGCCTCCGGTGCAACACGCTCCAGCCTCGCACTCGTCACACCTGTTCCCACAGGATGGATTCAAGATGGAACCGCTGGCCCCTGAAatgctgcagcaagaacagtTCTCCTTGGAAGAGCCCCAGGAGAGCATCGCCTCAACGCGTCCCAAGGCCCAGCGCCGCTCCTCTTCCAGGAGTTCTGCTCAGGCAGTGTGCCGCTGTCCTAACTGCATCCACGCAGAGCAGCTGGGCCAGAGTACCGACGACACCCGGAGGAAGCACATGCATAACTGCCACATCCCAGGCTGCGGCAAAGCCTACGCGAAGACGTCCCACCTGAAGGCCCACCTGAGATGGCACAGTGGAGATCGGCCATTTGTCTGCAACTGGCTCTTCTGTGGCAAAAGATTCACTCGCTCCGATGAGCTGCAGCGCCACCTACAGACGCACACCGGTGCTAAGAAGTTCAGCTGCGCATTGTGTCCCAGGGTTTTCATGCGGAACGACCATCTTGCCAagcacatgcgcacgcacgaATCCCCGCCGGGACATGGCGAGGAGAGGGTGAACGGTGACGGGAGGATGGATAAAGGCTTCGATGCGCCTACGCCACCACAGTCCTCCTCAAATGTGTCCGCCTCCGACGCCACAGATCCTCCACTGAAACTGAAATGTGAGACGGACACCTCTGTCCCTAGTCTGACAGGGCAATCTGGGTAA
- the cwc25 gene encoding pre-mRNA-splicing factor CWC25 homolog: MGGGDLNLKKSWHPQTMKNIERVWKAEQKHEAERKKIEELQKELKDERNREEITRFAEETGAIKKRDDRLDWMYQGPAGHVSRDEYLLGRPIDKQITDQYEEPESGPSNETGLLPGSIFNPTTQASTLDLAAKIREDPLFAIRKREEEKKREVLTNPVKMRKIKEMLRQNLDKKDKKKKKKKDKKERKGERSKKDKKHKRRSSDSDEEDNKKYRSPDEAPVKKSHSRHVPGYGLQFPAGSHFEASAPANLARRRERSRSQSPHRNHRDDRNRRSVSPPKQRYQKQRNHASKKLSSEEMELKRKEMMDQAKQREEDRENNVKRYKRQDEQEKQREKNAKYDRHAGFIHNMKLESAESSSLEDRVKRNIHSIQRTPASLDNFMKR; encoded by the exons ATGGGGGGCGGAGATCTG AATCTCAAAAAGAGCTGGCATCCCCAGACTATGAAAAACATTGAGCGGGTTTGGAAAGCTGAGCAGAAACACGAAGCTGAAAGGAAGAAAATTGAAGAGCTCCAGAAAGAACTGAAAGATGAGCGAAACAGAGAAGAAATTACGAGATTTGCGGAGGAAACGGGCGCCATCAA AAAGAGGGATGACCGTCTGGACTGGATGTACCAGGGCCCAGCTGGCCACGTGTCAAGAGATGAGTATCTTCTGGGACGTCCCATTGATAAACAGATCACTGATCAATATGAGGAGCCTGAAAGTGGCCCTTCAAATGAGACTGGTCTCCTGCCAGGGTCCATCTTCAATCCCACTACTCAAGCTTCCACCCTTGACCTGGCTGCCAAGATCCGGGAAGACCCCCTGTTTGCAATTAG GAAacgtgaagaagaaaaaaaaagagaagtcctaacaaacccagtgaaaatgagaaaaatcaaGGAAATG TTACGTCAAAATCTTgacaaaaaagacaagaaaaagaagaagaaaaaggacaagaaggaaaggaaaggagaaagGAGTAAAAAAGATAAGAAACACAAGAGGAGGAGTTCAGATTCAGATGAAGAAGACAACAAAAAGTACAG GTCACCGGATGAAGCCCCAGTCAAGAAATCTCATTCACGCCATGTTCCAGGATATGGCCTGCAG TTCCCCGCTGGAAGTCATTTTGAGGCTTCAGCTCCAGCCAACCTTGCACGGCGCCGTGAGAGGAGCCGCTCGCAATCACCTCACAGAAACCACCGGGATGACAGGAATCGCCGATCTGTCAGCCCACCCAAACAACGCTAtcaaaaacagagaaatcacGCGTCCAA AAAGCTTTCATCTGAAGAGATGGAGCTGAAACGGAAGGAGATGATGGATCAAGccaagcagagggaggaggacagggagaacAATGTGAAGAGGTACAAGAGGCAAGATGAGCAGGAAAAGCAACGGGAGAAAAATGCCAAATACGACCGCCATGCTGGTTTCATTCA TAACATGAAGCTGGAGAGTGCTGAGAGCTCCTCCTTGGAGGACAGAGTGAAGAGAAATATTCACTCCATTCAGAGGACGCCGGCCTCCCTCGACAATTTTATGAAAAGATAA
- the psmb3 gene encoding proteasome subunit beta type-3 has product MSIMSYNGGAVMAMRGKNCVAIAADRRFGIQAQMVTTDFQKIFPMGDRLYIGLAGLATDVQTVSQRLKFRLNLYELKEGRQIKPKTFMSMVSNLLYERRFGPYYIEPVIAGLDPKTFEPFICSLDLIGCPMETEDFVVSGTCSEQMYGMCESLWGPDMEPEDLFETISQAMLNAVDRDAVSGMGVVVHVIEKDKITTRTLKARMD; this is encoded by the exons ATG TCTATTATGTCCTATAACGGAGGGGCCGTGATGGCCATGAGGGGGAAGAACTGTGTGGCCATAGCGGCCGACAGGAGATTCGGCATCCAGGCTCAGATGGTCACCACAGACTTCCAGAAGATTTTCCCGATGGGGGATCGGCTGTACATCGGACTGGCTGGACTGGCCACCGACGTTCAGACAGT ATCCCAGAGGCTTAAATTTAGATTGAACCTGTATGAACTGAAGGAGGGGCGCCAGATCAAGCCCAAGACCTTTATGAGCATGGTGTCCAACCTGTTGTATGAAAGGAG GTTTGGACCGTACTACATCGAGCCTGTAATTGCAGGATTAGATCCCAAAACCTTCGAGCCGTTCATCTGCTCTTTAGATTTGATTGGCTGCCCCATGGAGACAGAAGATTTCGTCGTGAGTGGCACCTGTTCAGAGCAGATGTACGGCATGTGTGAGTCTTTGTGGGGACCAGATATG GAACCGGAGGATTTGTTTGAAACCATCTCTCAGGCAATGCTGAATGCAGTCGATAGAGACGCCGTGTCTGGCATGGGAGTGGTGGTCCATGTCAT CGAAAAAGACAAGATCACAACACGGACTTTGAAAGCGAGGATGGATTAG
- the LOC101079533 gene encoding phosphatidylinositol 5-phosphate 4-kinase type-2 beta isoform X1: MSSNCTGAAPVSASKTKTKKKHFIGQKVKLFRASEPILSVLMWGVNHTVNELSNVPVPVMLMPDDFKAYSKIKVDNHLFNKENLPSRFKFKEYCPMVFRNLRERFCIDDQDYQNSLTRSAPLNSDSQGRFGNRFLTTYDHRFVIKTVSSEDIAEMHNILKKYHQFIVECHGNTLLPQFLGMYRLTVDGMETYMVVTRNVFSHRLTVHRKYDLKGSTVSREASDKEKAKDLPTFKDNDFLNEGHKLQIGDDNKKYFLEKLKRDVEFLATLKIMDYSLLVGIHDVDRAEQEEMDVEGVGEEDEYENDGMGGGVLTGSFGTPPDSPGNPLNCGGFFGPGEFDSSVDVYAIKSHDGAVKKEVYFMAIIDILTHYDAKKKAAHAAKTVKHGAGAEISTVNPEQYSKRFYEFMSNILS, from the exons ATGTCATCCAACTGCACCGGAGCAGCGCCTGTCAGCGCTAGCAAAACCAAGAcgaaaaagaagcattttatAGGACAGAAAGTCAAATTGTTTCGTGCAAGTGAACCGATTCTCAGCGTTTTAATGTGGGGTGTCAACCATACA GTTAATGAGCTAAGTAACGTGCCTGTACCCGTAATGCTGATGCCAGATGACTTTAAAGCCTACAGTAAGATCAAAGTGGACAACCACCTATTTAACAA AGAAAACCTGCCGAGTCGCTTTAAGTTCAAAGAGTACTGTCCCATGGTGTTCCGGAACCTGAGGGAGCGCTTCTGCATCGATGACCAGGACTATCAG AACTCTCTGACCAGGAGCGCGCCGCTCAACAGCGACTCTCAGGGTCGCTTCGGCAACCGCTTCCTTACCACCTACGACCACCGCTTCGTAATCAAAACCGTGTCCAGCGAAGACATAGCTGAGATGCACAACATACTAAAGAAATATCATCAG TTTATTGTGGagtgccatggcaacacactgCTCCCACAGTTCCTGGGCATGTACAGGCTAACGGTGGACGGGATGGAGACGTACATGGTGGTGACCCGGAATGTATTTAGCCATCGCCTCACCGTACATCGCAAATACGACTTAAAG GGTTCGACGGTCTCCAGGGAAGCCAGCGACAAGGAAAAG gctAAAGATCTCCCAACTTTTAAAGACAATGATTTCCTGAACGAAGGTCACAAGTTACAGATCGGAGATGACAACAAGAAGTACTTTTTGGAAAAGCTAAAGCGAGACGTAGAG TTTTTGGCCACGCTGAAGATCATGGATTACAGTCTGCTGGTGGGCATCCATGATGTGGACCGGGCCGAACAGGAGGAGATGGACGTGGAGGgcgtgggggaggaggacgagtaCGAGAACGACGGGATGGGCGGAGGCGTGTTGACCGGTTCCTTCGGCACCCCTCCCGACAGCCCCGGAAACCCTCTGAACTGCGGAGGATTCTTCGGACCCGGGGAGTTCGACTCTTCCGTGGACGTTTACGCAATCAAGAGCCACGACG GTGCTGTGAAGAAGGAGGTTTACTTCATGGCCATCATCGACATCCTCACACACTATGATGCTAAGAAAAAAGCTGCACACGCTGCCAAAACTGTGAAACATGGG GCAGGAGCGGAGATCTCGACGGTAAACCCAGAGCAGTACTCCAAGCGATTTTACGAGTTCATGTCCAACATCTTATCATAG
- the LOC101079533 gene encoding phosphatidylinositol 5-phosphate 4-kinase type-2 beta isoform X2 codes for MLMPDDFKAYSKIKVDNHLFNKENLPSRFKFKEYCPMVFRNLRERFCIDDQDYQNSLTRSAPLNSDSQGRFGNRFLTTYDHRFVIKTVSSEDIAEMHNILKKYHQFIVECHGNTLLPQFLGMYRLTVDGMETYMVVTRNVFSHRLTVHRKYDLKGSTVSREASDKEKAKDLPTFKDNDFLNEGHKLQIGDDNKKYFLEKLKRDVEFLATLKIMDYSLLVGIHDVDRAEQEEMDVEGVGEEDEYENDGMGGGVLTGSFGTPPDSPGNPLNCGGFFGPGEFDSSVDVYAIKSHDGAVKKEVYFMAIIDILTHYDAKKKAAHAAKTVKHGAGAEISTVNPEQYSKRFYEFMSNILS; via the exons ATGCTGATGCCAGATGACTTTAAAGCCTACAGTAAGATCAAAGTGGACAACCACCTATTTAACAA AGAAAACCTGCCGAGTCGCTTTAAGTTCAAAGAGTACTGTCCCATGGTGTTCCGGAACCTGAGGGAGCGCTTCTGCATCGATGACCAGGACTATCAG AACTCTCTGACCAGGAGCGCGCCGCTCAACAGCGACTCTCAGGGTCGCTTCGGCAACCGCTTCCTTACCACCTACGACCACCGCTTCGTAATCAAAACCGTGTCCAGCGAAGACATAGCTGAGATGCACAACATACTAAAGAAATATCATCAG TTTATTGTGGagtgccatggcaacacactgCTCCCACAGTTCCTGGGCATGTACAGGCTAACGGTGGACGGGATGGAGACGTACATGGTGGTGACCCGGAATGTATTTAGCCATCGCCTCACCGTACATCGCAAATACGACTTAAAG GGTTCGACGGTCTCCAGGGAAGCCAGCGACAAGGAAAAG gctAAAGATCTCCCAACTTTTAAAGACAATGATTTCCTGAACGAAGGTCACAAGTTACAGATCGGAGATGACAACAAGAAGTACTTTTTGGAAAAGCTAAAGCGAGACGTAGAG TTTTTGGCCACGCTGAAGATCATGGATTACAGTCTGCTGGTGGGCATCCATGATGTGGACCGGGCCGAACAGGAGGAGATGGACGTGGAGGgcgtgggggaggaggacgagtaCGAGAACGACGGGATGGGCGGAGGCGTGTTGACCGGTTCCTTCGGCACCCCTCCCGACAGCCCCGGAAACCCTCTGAACTGCGGAGGATTCTTCGGACCCGGGGAGTTCGACTCTTCCGTGGACGTTTACGCAATCAAGAGCCACGACG GTGCTGTGAAGAAGGAGGTTTACTTCATGGCCATCATCGACATCCTCACACACTATGATGCTAAGAAAAAAGCTGCACACGCTGCCAAAACTGTGAAACATGGG GCAGGAGCGGAGATCTCGACGGTAAACCCAGAGCAGTACTCCAAGCGATTTTACGAGTTCATGTCCAACATCTTATCATAG
- the LOC101079763 gene encoding polycomb complex protein BMI-1, which yields MDNMQPSRIKITDLNPNLTCPLCAGYLIDATTIVECLHSFCKTCIVAFLETNKFCPRCDVQVHKTCPQLSIRADKTLQDIVYKLVPGLFKDEMKRRRDFYAENRELEPGEVVETFNIAEDEIISLSIQFYERSKGNERQHSDVEGDKSNGKRFLQCPAAMSVMHLAKFLRSKMDIPNNYRVEVLYGDEPLKDYYTLMDIAYFYEWRRTGPIPLQYLVKPTRKRRRPSQSAAQGHSDSINTSPASESDSHSDKVHSPAAVPPPRAPSQSNPTSQDLSPAIQSSNGTTVPNNTQRHTLTSKLGSGPRKVTVNGTSSAASKEEARGAEKSGVPPKT from the exons ATGGATAACATGCAGCCCAGCCGGATTAAAATCACGGACCTGAATCCAAACCTCACATGTCCGCTGTGCGCTGGTTACTTAATTGACGCGACCACCATCGTGGAGTGCTTGCATTCCT TTTGTAAAACCTGCATTGTTGCCTTCCTTGAGACCAATAAGTTCTGCCCTCGATGTGACGTCCAGGTCCACAAGACGTGTCCACAGCTCAGCATCAG aGCGGACAAAACTCTTCAAGACATCGTTTATAAGCTGGTCCCGGGGTTATTCAAAG ATGAGATGAAACGGAGGAGGGACTTCTACGCGGAGAACCGGGAGCTGGAACCGGGCGAAGTGGTGGAGACGTTTAACATCGCGGAGGACGAAATCATCAGTCTGTCCATACAGTTCTATGAGAGGAGCAA GGGTAATGAGAGGCAGCACTCCGATGTGGAAGGAGACAAG tCCAACGGGAAACGGTTCCTGCAGTGCCCGGCTGCCATGTCTGTCATGCACTTAGCAAAGTTCCTCCGTAGCAAGATGGATATCCCCAACAACTACCGG GTGGAGGTTTTGTATGGAGACGAGCCTTTAAAGGACTACTACACGCTAATGGACATCGCCTACTTCTACGAATGGAGAAGA aCTGGTCCCATTCCACTACAGTATCTGGTCAAACCCACCCGGAAGCGCAGGAGACCGTCGCAGTCGGCCGCTCAGGGCCACTCGGACAGCATCAACACCAGCCCGGCGTCGGAGAGCGACTCCCACAGTGACAAAgtccacagtcctgctgctgtcccaCCACCCCGGGCCCCCTCACAGTCCAACCCCACGTCCCAGGACCTCTCTCCCGCCATCCAAAGCTCCAACGGTACCACCGTGCCAAACAACACTCAGCGACACACTCTGACGTCCAAACTGGGCTCCGGCCCCCGGAAAGTGACTGTCAACGGCACGAGCTCCGCGGCGAGCAAGGAAGAGGCGAGGGGCGCCGAAAAAAGCGGCGTGCCCCCAAAGACCTAA
- the LOC101079986 gene encoding CDGSH iron-sulfur domain-containing protein 3, mitochondrial-like produces the protein MNPGSLAVAAWRGCAQTFGRPRLLLPASTLKVQTCLQSSERVPAARLPYRVKVSSEKRYAWCACGHSQKQPFCDGAHKTKAPSIAPLRFTPEKSKAVMLCACKETKNPPYCDGSHFNVIFQDIKKSVKGVFKS, from the exons ATGAATCCCGGCAGTTTAGCGGTCGCCGCGTGGAGAGGCTGTGCGCAGACCTTCGGACGACCCCGGCTCCTGCTGCCTGCTTCCACTCTCAAG GTTCAGACGTGCCTGCAGTCCAGCGAGCGTGTCCCTGCTGCCCGGTTGCCCTATAGAGTCAAAGTGTCTAGTGAGAAACGCTACGCCTGGTGTGCATGTGGACACAGTCAAAAACAG cCTTTCTGCGACGGGGCCCACAAGACCAAAGCTCCAAGCATCGCCCCTCTGCGCTTCACCCCTGAAAAGAGCAAAGCGGTCATGCTGTGTGCGTGCAAGGAAACCAAAAACCCGCCGTACTGCGATGGCTCGCACTTTAACGTCATTTTCCAGGATATAAAGAAATCAGTTAAAGGCGTTTTTAAATCCTGA